In Salinibacterium sp. dk2585, a single window of DNA contains:
- the hemE gene encoding uroporphyrinogen decarboxylase, producing MSLPDQHPLVTGRTAGSALIRSYRGERVSPLPVWFMRQAGRSLPEYRELREGTAMLDSCLTPSMASEITLQPVRRHGVDAAIFFSDIVIPLRLAGVGVEIVAGRGPVLDNPVRSAADVAALPELDPDSLAPITEAVGMTVEELGDTPLIGFAGAPFTLASYLVEGGPSREQLRTRALMHSEPEVWARLLDWTADVTGAFLRAQLMAGASAAQLFDSWAGSLSLTDYELRVAPHSRRAFSHIDDLPVSKVHFGVGTGELLAAMRDVGADVVGVDHRIPLDEANRRLGGSVPLQGNIDPALLAAPWPVLESHVRDVITRGGEAPAHVVNLGHGVPPETDPTVLTRIVELVHSIGAAGE from the coding sequence GTGAGCCTTCCTGACCAGCATCCCCTCGTGACCGGCCGCACGGCCGGCTCCGCCCTTATCCGCAGCTACCGGGGCGAGCGCGTGTCGCCCCTTCCCGTCTGGTTCATGCGGCAGGCGGGCCGCTCGCTTCCCGAGTACCGCGAGCTGCGTGAGGGCACCGCGATGCTTGACTCGTGCCTGACCCCGTCCATGGCAAGCGAGATCACACTGCAGCCGGTGCGGCGCCACGGCGTGGACGCCGCGATCTTCTTCAGCGACATCGTGATCCCCCTGCGACTGGCGGGTGTCGGGGTTGAGATCGTCGCGGGCCGAGGCCCGGTCCTCGACAACCCGGTGAGGTCGGCGGCGGATGTCGCAGCGCTTCCCGAACTCGACCCGGATTCCCTTGCCCCCATCACCGAGGCGGTCGGCATGACCGTCGAGGAGCTCGGCGACACGCCGCTCATTGGCTTCGCGGGCGCGCCGTTCACGCTCGCCTCGTACCTCGTCGAGGGCGGGCCGTCGCGCGAGCAATTGCGCACACGGGCCCTCATGCACTCCGAGCCCGAGGTGTGGGCCCGGCTCCTTGACTGGACCGCCGACGTCACGGGCGCCTTCCTGCGCGCCCAGCTGATGGCGGGCGCGAGCGCCGCGCAGCTCTTTGACTCCTGGGCGGGCTCCCTCTCGCTGACCGACTACGAACTGCGGGTCGCGCCCCATTCCCGGCGCGCCTTCTCGCACATCGATGACCTGCCGGTCTCCAAGGTGCACTTCGGCGTCGGCACGGGCGAGTTGCTCGCCGCGATGCGCGATGTCGGCGCGGACGTCGTCGGGGTCGACCACCGCATCCCTCTCGACGAGGCGAACCGTCGCCTCGGGGGTTCCGTCCCCTTGCAGGGCAACATCGACCCTGCGCTGCTTGCCGCGCCGTGGCCCGTGCTCGAGAGCCACGTGCGCGACGTGATCACCCGCGGCGGTGAGGCTCCCGCCCACGTCGTGAACCTCGGACACGGCGTGCCGCCGGAGACCGACCCGACGGTGCTGACGCGCATCGTCGAGCTCGTGCACTCGATCGGTGCGGCGGGGGAGTGA
- a CDS encoding glutamyl-tRNA reductase: MGEYHGWVLVCLSANHSSASFDVLERLSAGGADIGPRFVRDNEFVQGAVVLATCNRFEAYLDVDETRVHDRAEAAEKILGALAESSGIDCRQLESSVEAIDGDEVVHHLFAVSSGLKSVVVGEDEIAGQVRRSLDAARTLGTATSSLERLFQKASTASRGVKTRTAIGHAGRSVVRLALQLASSRISDWSQTHVLLIGTGAYAATTVAALRDRGVQQITVFSPSGRAAKFAARLGLVATEDLPAALDAAGVVITCTSRPEPVVTPEVVHEGERRLVVDLGLPRNVDPAVAHITGIELLDLETIRLHAPLEELTATSDAHELVLDAAAEFHAREAERRAGPAITAMRGRAFEILDAEIERAKRRGTWTEESEADMRHLLGVLLHTPSERARQAAREGDVESVFAAVETLIGPVDNVNLASRDEDREEQLPA; the protein is encoded by the coding sequence ATGGGCGAGTACCATGGATGGGTGCTCGTCTGCCTCTCCGCCAACCACAGCAGTGCGAGTTTCGACGTACTCGAACGCCTGTCTGCGGGCGGCGCCGATATCGGCCCGCGCTTCGTGCGGGACAACGAATTCGTGCAAGGTGCCGTCGTGCTCGCCACGTGCAACCGATTCGAGGCGTACCTCGATGTCGACGAGACGCGGGTGCACGATCGGGCCGAAGCGGCCGAGAAGATCCTCGGCGCGCTGGCCGAGTCGAGCGGCATCGACTGCCGGCAACTCGAGTCCTCTGTCGAGGCGATCGACGGTGACGAGGTCGTGCACCACCTCTTCGCGGTGTCGTCCGGCCTCAAGTCCGTTGTCGTCGGCGAAGACGAGATCGCCGGCCAGGTGCGCCGATCGCTCGATGCCGCGCGCACGCTCGGCACCGCCACCTCCAGTCTCGAACGCCTCTTCCAGAAGGCCTCGACGGCGTCTCGCGGCGTGAAGACCCGCACCGCCATCGGCCACGCAGGGCGCTCCGTCGTGCGCCTGGCCCTCCAACTCGCCTCCAGCCGCATCTCCGACTGGTCGCAGACCCACGTGCTCCTGATCGGCACTGGCGCGTATGCCGCCACCACGGTCGCCGCGCTCCGCGACCGCGGGGTCCAGCAGATCACGGTGTTCTCACCCTCCGGCAGGGCCGCGAAGTTCGCCGCTCGACTGGGACTCGTCGCGACGGAAGACCTGCCGGCCGCCCTCGATGCCGCGGGTGTCGTCATCACCTGCACGAGCCGCCCCGAGCCGGTCGTCACGCCCGAGGTGGTGCACGAGGGCGAACGTCGCCTCGTGGTCGATCTCGGTCTGCCGCGCAACGTCGACCCCGCGGTCGCCCACATCACGGGCATCGAGTTGCTCGACCTCGAGACCATCCGCCTCCACGCTCCCCTCGAGGAGCTGACTGCTACAAGCGATGCGCACGAACTCGTGCTCGACGCCGCTGCCGAGTTTCACGCGAGGGAGGCCGAACGTCGTGCCGGCCCCGCCATCACCGCGATGCGCGGTCGCGCATTCGAGATCCTCGACGCCGAGATCGAGCGCGCGAAGCGCCGCGGCACCTGGACGGAGGAGTCCGAGGCCGACATGCGCCACCTGCTGGGCGTGCTGCTGCATACGCCCTCCGAACGAGCCCGGCAGGCAGCCCGCGAGGGTGACGTCGAGTCAGTGTTCGCCGCGGTGGAGACCCTGATCGGGCCGGTCGACAACGTCAATCTCGCGAGCCGGGACGAAGACCGCGAGGAGCAGCTCCCCGCCTGA
- a CDS encoding DEAD/DEAH box helicase, whose translation MNTSANFGRPVGTFAAEHLSPAFPERAARGTANKLRAWQQEALDLYLERQPRDFLAAATPGAGKTTFALRIATELLASGVINRVTVVAPTEHLKTQWAEAAHRVGIRLDPSFRNADGTHGRHFHGVAVTYAQVATRASLHRHMTEQGRSLVILDEVHHGGDALSWGDAIREAFEPAVRRLSLTGTPFRSDTAPIPFVTYHPDENGIRTSQSDYTYGYGRALADGVVRPVIFLSYAGRMRWRTRTGDEMEAHLGQGDTKDVTAQAWRTALDPEGDWIPSVLKAANRRLTEVRNGVPDAGGLVIATDHFAARAYADILKQITGEEPTVVLSDEKAASDRIAEFSAGTSRWMVAVRMVSEGVDVPRLGVGVYATSASTPLFFAQAIGRFVRTRRRGETASIFLPNVPALMALAQTMELERDHALDREVNEDGLEEIVLDDDALDAANRTESASADADLFDFKALGSEAQFDRVLYDGGEFGFQAEVGSLEELDFLGLPGLLEPEQVRELLQARQARQSRRSEGRQRIAEAFESEVQEDQPLHRTLKEQRKLLNSLVGMRAKRTGEQHAHIHAELRRMAGGPAVPQASVAQLQARIDLLRRGAMRYNS comes from the coding sequence GTGAACACCTCCGCGAACTTCGGTCGGCCAGTCGGCACATTCGCGGCCGAGCACCTTTCCCCCGCCTTCCCCGAGCGGGCGGCGAGGGGCACCGCAAACAAGCTGCGAGCGTGGCAGCAGGAAGCGCTCGACCTCTACCTCGAACGCCAACCCCGCGACTTCCTCGCCGCCGCGACACCGGGCGCAGGCAAGACGACGTTCGCGCTCCGAATCGCGACGGAACTCCTTGCTAGCGGCGTCATCAACCGTGTGACGGTCGTGGCCCCCACCGAGCACCTCAAGACCCAGTGGGCGGAGGCCGCCCACCGCGTGGGCATCCGGCTTGACCCCTCGTTCCGCAATGCCGACGGCACGCACGGGCGACACTTCCATGGCGTCGCCGTGACCTACGCGCAGGTCGCCACGCGAGCATCGCTCCATCGCCACATGACCGAGCAGGGCCGGTCGCTTGTGATCCTCGACGAGGTGCACCACGGCGGCGATGCGCTCAGCTGGGGTGATGCGATCCGCGAGGCATTCGAGCCGGCAGTGCGACGTCTCTCCCTCACGGGTACGCCGTTCCGCTCCGACACGGCGCCGATCCCGTTCGTGACCTACCATCCCGACGAGAACGGCATCCGAACCTCCCAGTCCGACTACACCTACGGCTACGGCCGCGCTCTCGCAGACGGCGTCGTGCGTCCCGTCATCTTCCTCTCCTATGCGGGCAGGATGCGCTGGCGCACGCGCACGGGCGACGAGATGGAAGCGCACCTGGGGCAGGGCGACACGAAGGATGTCACGGCGCAGGCCTGGCGCACGGCGCTCGACCCCGAGGGGGACTGGATTCCCTCCGTGTTGAAGGCCGCGAACCGGCGACTCACTGAAGTGCGCAACGGCGTGCCGGATGCCGGCGGCCTCGTGATCGCGACGGACCACTTCGCGGCCCGAGCCTACGCGGACATCCTCAAGCAGATCACGGGCGAGGAACCGACCGTCGTGCTCTCAGACGAGAAGGCCGCGAGCGATCGGATCGCCGAGTTCTCGGCGGGAACGTCACGGTGGATGGTCGCCGTGCGCATGGTGTCGGAGGGGGTCGACGTTCCGCGCCTGGGTGTCGGCGTCTACGCGACATCCGCCTCCACGCCCCTCTTCTTCGCGCAGGCCATCGGTCGCTTCGTGCGCACACGGAGGCGAGGTGAGACGGCATCCATCTTCCTGCCGAACGTTCCCGCGCTCATGGCGCTCGCGCAGACGATGGAGCTCGAACGCGACCACGCCCTCGACAGAGAAGTCAACGAGGACGGTCTCGAGGAGATCGTGCTCGACGATGACGCCCTCGACGCCGCGAACCGCACCGAGTCGGCGTCGGCCGACGCCGACCTCTTCGACTTCAAGGCGCTCGGCTCAGAAGCGCAGTTCGACCGCGTGCTCTACGACGGGGGAGAGTTCGGGTTCCAGGCGGAGGTTGGCAGCCTGGAGGAACTCGACTTCCTCGGCCTGCCTGGGCTGCTTGAGCCCGAGCAGGTGCGTGAGCTGCTGCAGGCCCGCCAGGCACGGCAGTCGCGTCGTTCGGAAGGGCGTCAGCGCATCGCCGAGGCCTTCGAGAGTGAGGTGCAGGAGGATCAGCCGCTCCACCGCACCCTGAAGGAGCAGCGCAAGCTCCTCAACAGCCTCGTGGGCATGCGGGCCAAGCGCACGGGTGAACAGCACGCCCACATCCACGCCGAACTCCGTCGGATGGCCGGAGGGCCGGCGGTTCCGCAGGCGAGCGTCGCCCAGTTGCAGGCGAGGATCGACCTGCTGCGTCGGGGAGCCATGCGCTACAACTCCTGA
- a CDS encoding GlsB/YeaQ/YmgE family stress response membrane protein, which yields MGIIAWIVLGLIAGAIAKAILPGRQGGGWIATLVIGVIGALLGGWIGSAIFGVGLEEFWSIQTWLVAILGALLVLVIWGFVTRGSNRRA from the coding sequence ATGGGAATCATCGCGTGGATTGTTCTTGGCCTCATCGCCGGCGCGATCGCGAAGGCCATCCTTCCCGGTCGGCAGGGCGGTGGCTGGATCGCAACCCTTGTCATCGGCGTCATTGGCGCCCTGCTCGGCGGTTGGATCGGCAGCGCAATTTTCGGCGTCGGACTCGAGGAGTTCTGGTCGATCCAGACGTGGCTTGTCGCCATCCTGGGCGCCCTCCTCGTGCTCGTGATCTGGGGCTTCGTCACGCGCGGCAGCAACCGCCGCGCCTGA
- a CDS encoding SGNH/GDSL hydrolase family protein: protein MASQHPWSRYVALGDSFTEGIGDPEPQSPGGHRGWADRVAEVLSIDHQPFSYANLAIRGRLLQQIIDEQVEPALALKPDLVSISAGGNDIIRPNTDPDEVAHRLEGAITRLRSDGATVVLFNGPDIGMTPVMRRLRGKVAIYNENLRGIAHRHDAIVVDMWSMRELQDPRMWAPDRLHFSPVGHHTIARAMLDALNVEHDLEPYAPEPLPERPWRQARADDIVWAREHLVPWVVRRIRGRSSGDSITPKRPGF from the coding sequence ATGGCATCCCAGCATCCGTGGTCGCGCTACGTCGCGCTCGGGGACTCGTTCACAGAAGGCATCGGCGATCCGGAACCGCAGAGTCCCGGTGGTCACCGCGGCTGGGCCGACCGCGTGGCCGAGGTGCTCAGCATCGACCACCAGCCGTTCTCCTATGCCAATCTCGCGATCCGCGGGCGACTGCTGCAACAGATCATCGATGAGCAGGTGGAGCCCGCCCTCGCCCTGAAGCCGGACCTCGTTTCGATCTCGGCCGGCGGCAACGACATCATCCGCCCGAACACGGATCCCGATGAGGTCGCCCATCGGCTCGAGGGTGCCATCACCCGACTTCGTTCCGACGGGGCGACCGTCGTGCTCTTCAACGGACCAGATATCGGCATGACCCCGGTCATGCGTCGACTGCGCGGCAAGGTCGCCATCTACAACGAGAACCTTCGGGGCATCGCCCACCGTCATGACGCGATCGTCGTCGACATGTGGTCGATGCGCGAGCTACAGGACCCGCGGATGTGGGCACCCGACCGCCTGCACTTCTCCCCCGTCGGGCACCACACAATCGCCCGTGCCATGCTCGATGCCCTGAATGTGGAGCACGACCTCGAGCCCTACGCGCCGGAGCCCTTGCCTGAGCGGCCTTGGCGGCAGGCGCGGGCCGACGACATCGTGTGGGCCCGCGAGCACCTCGTGCCGTGGGTCGTCCGGCGCATCCGTGGACGCTCTTCGGGCGACTCCATCACGCCGAAACGGCCCGGCTTCTAG
- a CDS encoding acyl-CoA desaturase, whose amino-acid sequence MSASAQPQPTVTFTRTRPGGDRKSPTSEYSALLNTVRDAGLLRRARGFYIAMFSGITLALGGVITGFILLGDSWFQLLMAAALGVILTQYAFLAHEASHRQIFTSGKLNDAVGRTLANLFVGISYQWWMTKHSRHHANPNMVGKDPDIEPDFVVFREEDAAKTKGLYAWLLKRQGYLFFPALMLEGLNLHMHGFRTAFGKGKVQERWIEITMLTTRMGAYLAVVFLTLPLGMAFAFIGVQMAVFGVYMGASFAPNHKGMPILPHDSKVDFLRRQVLTSRNIRGGWLMDTFMGGLNYQIEHHLFPNMPRPHLKKANEIAKEYCETHKIPFTEVGLLTSYGIVVQYLNRVGLSAGGDPFDCPAAAQFGR is encoded by the coding sequence ATGTCCGCCTCAGCACAACCCCAACCGACTGTCACCTTCACGCGCACACGGCCGGGTGGCGATCGCAAAAGCCCGACGAGCGAGTACTCGGCACTGCTCAACACGGTGAGGGATGCGGGGCTCCTCCGGAGGGCGCGCGGCTTCTATATCGCGATGTTCTCGGGCATCACCCTCGCACTCGGCGGCGTCATCACGGGGTTCATCCTGCTGGGCGACAGCTGGTTCCAGCTGCTCATGGCAGCGGCACTCGGCGTGATCCTCACGCAGTACGCATTCCTTGCGCACGAGGCCTCGCATCGCCAGATCTTCACCTCGGGCAAGCTCAATGACGCAGTGGGGCGCACGCTCGCCAACCTCTTCGTGGGCATCAGCTACCAGTGGTGGATGACGAAGCACTCCCGCCACCACGCCAACCCCAACATGGTGGGCAAGGACCCCGACATCGAGCCCGACTTCGTCGTATTCCGCGAAGAGGATGCTGCCAAGACCAAGGGTCTCTACGCCTGGCTCCTGAAGCGCCAGGGCTACCTCTTCTTCCCCGCCCTCATGCTCGAGGGTCTCAACCTGCACATGCACGGCTTCCGCACGGCCTTCGGCAAGGGCAAGGTGCAGGAACGCTGGATCGAGATCACGATGCTCACAACGCGCATGGGCGCGTACCTCGCCGTGGTCTTCCTCACCCTGCCCCTCGGCATGGCATTCGCCTTCATCGGCGTGCAGATGGCCGTCTTCGGTGTCTACATGGGTGCGTCTTTCGCGCCCAACCACAAGGGGATGCCGATCCTGCCGCACGACAGCAAGGTTGACTTCCTGCGTCGCCAGGTGCTCACGTCGCGCAATATCCGTGGTGGCTGGCTCATGGACACCTTCATGGGCGGACTCAACTACCAGATCGAACACCACCTATTCCCCAACATGCCGCGGCCGCATCTCAAGAAGGCGAACGAGATCGCCAAGGAGTACTGCGAGACTCACAAGATCCCCTTCACCGAGGTGGGGCTGCTGACCTCGTACGGAATCGTCGTGCAGTACCTCAACCGTGTCGGGCTCTCAGCCGGCGGTGACCCCTTCGACTGCCCGGCGGCCGCACAGTTCGGCCGCTAG
- a CDS encoding D-alanyl-D-alanine carboxypeptidase family protein — translation MSASRAQVYRRRRLVVFGGAAVFLAAATYLPMTLFAPLDPTPAILVDAPAPAAAAAELAWPNSTAVGIGAVGFEGVLAATGSTEALPMASITKVITALTVLERHPITLEDHGPTITFTSKDLAHFGTFQARGATVKPVQAGMQLTQYEAMQAMLLPSAANYTLSLVEWAFGDEATFVSAAQEWIASHGLDNTTLVEPTGLSPANRSTVSDLIQLGKIALENPVIAEIVATPQVYFDGAGVLENSNKILGTYGVDGIKTGTLPEAGACLLFSADLEIESSSVTLVGVALGGELHAVQYPQIQSLIQTVEAGFQEIALTEEGQSFGSYSTVWGDTARVVARESKKALVWADTPISVAVHTEPVVTAAAGTQVGTASYTVGQDVVNVPLVLGDDIVDPGAAWRMGNPSLVFG, via the coding sequence GTGTCAGCATCGCGAGCCCAGGTCTATCGACGTCGCCGTCTCGTCGTCTTCGGAGGCGCAGCCGTCTTCCTCGCCGCGGCGACCTACCTGCCCATGACGCTCTTCGCGCCGCTCGACCCGACGCCTGCGATCCTCGTCGACGCTCCAGCACCGGCGGCGGCTGCCGCGGAACTCGCGTGGCCGAACAGCACGGCGGTCGGCATCGGTGCAGTCGGATTCGAAGGCGTACTCGCGGCAACGGGCAGCACCGAAGCGCTCCCGATGGCGAGCATCACGAAAGTCATCACTGCGCTCACGGTGCTGGAGAGGCATCCGATCACGCTCGAGGACCACGGGCCCACCATCACGTTCACCTCGAAAGACCTCGCTCACTTCGGCACCTTCCAGGCGCGGGGGGCCACCGTCAAGCCGGTGCAGGCCGGTATGCAGCTCACGCAGTACGAGGCAATGCAGGCCATGCTCCTGCCGTCGGCCGCGAACTACACCCTTTCGCTCGTCGAATGGGCCTTCGGCGACGAGGCGACGTTCGTCTCCGCGGCACAGGAGTGGATCGCGAGCCATGGGCTCGACAACACGACACTCGTCGAGCCGACGGGGCTCTCGCCGGCGAATCGAAGCACGGTCAGCGATCTCATCCAGCTCGGCAAGATCGCGCTCGAGAACCCGGTCATTGCCGAGATCGTCGCGACGCCGCAGGTGTACTTCGACGGAGCGGGCGTGCTCGAGAACTCCAACAAGATCCTCGGCACCTACGGTGTCGATGGCATCAAGACGGGCACCCTGCCGGAGGCCGGTGCCTGCCTGCTCTTCTCCGCCGACCTCGAGATCGAATCCTCCTCGGTCACTCTCGTGGGTGTCGCCCTCGGGGGTGAACTCCACGCGGTCCAGTACCCCCAGATCCAGTCGCTCATCCAGACGGTCGAGGCCGGGTTCCAGGAGATCGCGCTCACGGAGGAGGGGCAGTCCTTCGGCAGCTATTCGACCGTCTGGGGCGACACCGCACGGGTCGTCGCGCGCGAGTCGAAGAAGGCGCTGGTCTGGGCCGATACGCCGATCTCCGTCGCGGTGCACACGGAGCCGGTGGTCACGGCAGCTGCGGGAACACAGGTAGGAACGGCGAGCTATACCGTCGGCCAGGACGTCGTGAACGTGCCGCTCGTGCTCGGCGACGACATCGTGGATCCCGGCGCAGCATGGCGGATGGGCAACCCCAGCCTCGTGTTCGGCTGA
- a CDS encoding RNA methyltransferase: protein MRTIRVEDLSAPGLDDYARLTDVVLRRLQEPAGGLYIAESSKVIGRAIDAGHRPRSFLVLEKWLADVADYAERFDVPVYVGDDAVLTALTGFSLHRGALASMHRPPLASVADIISDARRVVILEDLADHTNVGAIFRAAAGLGADAVLITPRCADPFYRRSVRVSMGSVLQVPWTRLPEWPEAREILSAAGFHIAALALEDRAVTLDEFAADAPERIALVLGTEGDGLSRAAIAAADTVVTIPMSRGIDSLNVAAASAVAMWELRVR from the coding sequence ATGCGCACGATCAGGGTCGAGGATCTCTCCGCGCCCGGGCTGGACGACTATGCGCGGCTCACCGACGTCGTCCTGCGCAGGCTGCAGGAACCGGCTGGTGGCCTCTACATCGCCGAGTCCTCCAAGGTCATCGGCCGCGCGATCGATGCAGGCCACCGCCCCCGGTCGTTCCTCGTACTCGAGAAGTGGCTAGCCGACGTAGCCGATTACGCCGAACGGTTCGACGTGCCGGTCTACGTCGGTGACGACGCCGTCCTCACGGCGCTCACCGGCTTCAGCCTGCACAGGGGCGCGCTCGCCTCGATGCACCGGCCCCCGCTGGCATCCGTCGCCGACATCATTTCGGATGCCCGGCGTGTCGTGATCCTCGAGGATCTCGCCGACCACACGAATGTCGGCGCGATCTTCCGCGCGGCGGCAGGGCTCGGTGCGGATGCCGTGCTCATCACCCCGCGCTGCGCAGACCCCTTCTACCGCCGTAGCGTGCGCGTCAGCATGGGGAGCGTGTTGCAAGTTCCCTGGACGAGACTCCCCGAGTGGCCAGAAGCCCGGGAGATACTCTCCGCCGCCGGGTTCCACATCGCAGCCCTCGCGCTCGAGGACCGCGCAGTGACGCTCGACGAGTTCGCCGCAGATGCTCCCGAGCGGATCGCCCTCGTGCTCGGCACGGAGGGTGACGGGCTCAGCCGCGCTGCGATCGCCGCGGCCGACACGGTCGTAACGATCCCCATGTCTCGGGGCATCGATTCCCTCAACGTGGCCGCCGCGAGTGCCGTCGCCATGTGGGAGCTGCGCGTGCGCTGA
- a CDS encoding Sir2 family NAD-dependent protein deacetylase, with product MPEDTPATRRHATSPSPESLDAAAGLIRGRTLAVLTGAGLSTDSGIPDYRGEGAPARSPMTFSQFLESEQYRKRYWAGSHLGWRAFSRAQPNAGHLALAALEAGGVSNGVVTQNVDGLHVEAGSAKVVDLHGSMARVKCLECGQYFARSAVAETIVAANPWLEEPGAVELGPDGDVAPGSLGDFTIPSCTVCGGMLKPDVVFFGEFVPTERFAEARALVHSADVFLVAGSSLVVNSGIRLLEVALRRRAPVIIVNRGTTKGDGRAALKIDAGASPTLEGLVERLLP from the coding sequence ATGCCAGAAGACACTCCCGCGACGCGCCGCCACGCGACGTCCCCCTCCCCCGAGTCGCTCGATGCCGCCGCCGGACTCATTCGCGGCAGGACGCTCGCCGTGCTCACGGGTGCCGGGCTCAGCACCGACTCGGGAATCCCTGACTACCGAGGCGAGGGTGCGCCCGCGCGATCACCCATGACGTTCTCCCAGTTCCTTGAGAGTGAGCAGTACCGCAAGCGCTACTGGGCCGGCAGCCACCTCGGATGGCGGGCGTTCTCGCGCGCGCAGCCCAACGCGGGACACCTCGCCCTTGCCGCCCTTGAGGCAGGCGGCGTCTCCAATGGGGTCGTGACGCAGAACGTCGATGGCCTCCACGTTGAGGCGGGCTCCGCCAAGGTCGTAGACCTGCACGGGTCCATGGCGCGGGTCAAGTGCCTGGAATGCGGGCAGTACTTCGCCCGGTCGGCCGTCGCCGAGACGATCGTCGCTGCGAACCCATGGCTCGAGGAACCCGGCGCGGTCGAGTTGGGCCCGGATGGTGACGTGGCGCCCGGCAGCTTGGGCGACTTTACGATCCCCTCCTGCACGGTCTGCGGCGGCATGCTCAAGCCAGATGTCGTCTTCTTCGGCGAGTTCGTGCCGACCGAACGATTCGCCGAGGCGCGCGCCCTCGTGCACAGCGCCGACGTCTTCCTTGTGGCTGGCTCCTCGCTCGTCGTGAACTCTGGCATCCGTCTGCTCGAGGTGGCCCTGCGCAGGCGCGCGCCCGTCATCATCGTCAATCGGGGGACGACCAAGGGCGACGGCCGCGCGGCGCTCAAGATCGATGCCGGGGCCAGCCCCACGCTCGAGGGCCTCGTGGAACGGCTGCTGCCGTGA
- a CDS encoding histidine phosphatase family protein has product MTRLVLVRHGETDWNRARRVQGRTDIPLNETGRGQARRTAAALASQRWDAIYASPLSRAFETARIMADALGLAAPEARDALMERNYGDAEGLTAQEVAARFPGSIEVPGRERRSHAVARAIPALVDIAEEHPGGRVLVVTHGGLIRSLLMRLEPGEGDHHTEAIPNGSVHSLDYAEGALALVGFNEELVVPGEGDEDITEQNPVEARESDRE; this is encoded by the coding sequence GTGACGCGGCTCGTGCTGGTTCGCCACGGCGAGACCGACTGGAACCGCGCGCGACGCGTGCAGGGCCGCACCGACATCCCGCTCAACGAGACGGGACGGGGGCAGGCTCGACGCACGGCCGCGGCACTCGCGAGCCAGCGCTGGGACGCCATCTACGCGAGCCCCCTCTCGCGCGCCTTCGAGACGGCTCGCATCATGGCGGACGCGCTGGGGCTCGCAGCACCCGAGGCACGCGACGCGCTCATGGAACGCAACTACGGAGACGCCGAGGGCCTGACGGCGCAGGAGGTCGCGGCACGTTTCCCCGGCTCGATCGAGGTACCCGGCCGTGAGCGGCGCTCGCACGCCGTCGCACGTGCCATCCCCGCGCTCGTGGACATCGCGGAGGAACACCCGGGTGGCCGTGTGCTCGTGGTGACGCATGGCGGCCTCATCCGCTCACTCCTCATGCGCCTGGAGCCCGGGGAGGGCGACCACCACACGGAGGCCATCCCCAACGGCTCAGTGCACTCGCTCGACTACGCGGAGGGCGCGCTCGCGCTCGTCGGCTTTAACGAGGAACTCGTCGTGCCAGGCGAGGGCGATGAAGACATCACTGAGCAGAATCCCGTCGAGGCTCGCGAATCCGACCGCGAGTGA